In the Gasterosteus aculeatus chromosome X, fGasAcu3.hap1.1, whole genome shotgun sequence genome, one interval contains:
- the lmo2 gene encoding rhombotin-2 translates to MASAIERKTMEANDEPVDEVLQMPPSLLTCGGCQQSIGDRFFLKAIEQYWHEDCLSCDLCGCRLGEVGRRLYYKLGRKLCRRDYLRLFGQDGLCASCEKRIRAFEMTMRVRDKVYHLECFKCAACQKHFCVGDRYLLINSDIVCEQDIFEWTKLNHNNMI, encoded by the exons ATGGCATCCGCTATAGAGAGGAAGACGATGGAGGCAAACGA CGAGCCGGTGGATGAGGTTCTCCAGATGCCACCGTCTCTGCTGACGTGCGGTGGGTGTCAGCAGAGCATCGGTGACCGATTCTTCCTGAAGGCCATCGAGCAGTACTGGCACGAGGACTGCCTGAGCTGCGACCTGTGTGGCTGTCGACTCGGGGAGGTGGGCCGACGCCTCTACTACAAGCTGGGAAGGAAATTATGTCGGAGAGACTACCTCAG GCTTTTCGGTCAGGACGGTCTCTGTGCTTCCTGTGAGAAGAGGATTCGAGCGTTTGAGATGACGATGCGCGTGCGGGACAAGGTTTACCACCTGGAGTGCTTTAAGTGTGCCGCCTGCCAGAAGCACTTCTGCGTGGGTGACCGCTACCTGCTCATCAACTCAGACATTGTGTGCGAGCAGGACATCTTTGAATGGACCAAACTCAACCACAACAACATGATTTAG